One region of Oryza glaberrima chromosome 7, OglaRS2, whole genome shotgun sequence genomic DNA includes:
- the LOC127779086 gene encoding regulator of nonsense transcripts 1 homolog isoform X2 translates to MATQTPSSSAAADLYETASQPDPPASAAGDAYTFLEFNTQGDDFDYPDFPELSQPARSAPPTSAPGVPGSAGSPSPSSSSWPPPPPPPPDASQDPDLAPREATTPPASSSSPSPRASAKARASAAAADGLASGVAALSFEEPLGAGAGEDGFGYGKGDFVEHACRYCGIHNPACVARCNVPSCRKWFCNSRGNTSGSHIVNHLVRAKHKEVCLHKDSPLGETILECYNCGCRNVFLLGFISAKAENVVVLLCREPCLSVNALKDMNWDLSQWCPLIDDRCFLSWLVKVPSEQEQLRARQISAQQINKVEELWKTNPDASLEDLEKPGVDDEPQQVALKYEDAYQYQNVFAPLIKLEADYDKMMKESQSKDSLTVRWDIGLNKKRIAYFVFPKEDNELRLVPGDELRLRYSGDSSHPAWQSVGHVIKLTAQEEVALELRASQGVPVDLNHGFSVDFVWKSTSFDRMQGAMKTFAVDETSVSGYIYHHLLGHEVEHQIIRNTLPRRFGAPGLPELNASQVLAVKSVLQKPISLIQGPPGTGKTVTSAAIVYHMAKQGQGQVLVCAPSNVAVDQLAEKISSTGLKVVRLCAKSREAVSSPVEHLTLHYQVRHLDTSEKSELHKLQQLKDEQGELSSSDEKKYKALKRATEREILQSADVICCTCVGAGDPRLANFRFRQVLIDESTQATEPECLIPLVLGVKQVVLVGDHCQLGPVIMCKKAARAGLAQSLFERLVILGVKPFRLQVQYRMHPCLSDFPSNCFYEGTLQNGVTVNERQTPGIDFPWPVPNRPMFFYVQMGQEEISASGTSYLNRTEAANVEKIVTTFLRSGVVPSQIGVITPYEGQRAYIVNYMSRNGSLRQQLYKEIEVASVDSFQGREKDYIILSCVRSNEHQGIGFLNDPRRLNVALTRARYGIVILGNPKVLSKQPLWNSLLTHYKEHECLVEGPLNNLKQSMVQFQKPKKIYNDRRLFLGGGQGVMQGASFGAAGTNPVADKRSGHSFVPFGPPNGAHKPGVHPSGYPLPRMPFPPFAGAHSQPYAIPTRGSLHGPIGAVPPVPQPGNRNFGPRGNTGGPIGGHLAHQQSSQQAMGGMGSAFNFPGLENPSSQPSGGGPMSQTGLMTQMPVQGLSQTFRDGFSIGGMSQDFFGDDFKSQGSHVAYNIADFSTQASQGGYGVDYSQGPQSGYPGNYLNQNAHPGYSHMGAANDIVSQDHMAHGSHGMFTQAGYNDPSQDESSQMHFGMAGPGLQSQPMMNPLYSQSYAHYNTQPQSLQPPPQ, encoded by the exons ATGGCGACGcagacgccctcctcctccgccgccgccgacctctaCGAGACGGCCTCGCAGCCCGACCCGCccgcctcggccgccggcgacgcctacACCTTCCTCGAGTTCAACACCCAGGGCGACGACTTCGACTACCCGGACTTCCCGGAGCTCTCCCAGCCGGCCCGATCCGCGCCCCCCACGTCGGCTCCGGGGGTGCCTGGCTCCgcgggctcgccgtcgccgtcgtcctcgtcgtggccgcccccgcctcccccgccgccggacGCCTCGCAGGACCCCGATCTCGCGCCGCGGGAGGCCACcaccccgccggcctcctcgtcctcgccgtcgccgcgcgcgtcggcCAAGGCGAGggcgtccgccgcggcggcggacgggctcgCCTCCGGGGTCGCGGCGCTCAGCTTCGAGGAGccgctcggcgccggcgccggggaggaTGGGTTCGGCTACGGCAAGGGCGACTTCGTCGAGCACGCGTGCCGGTACTGCGGGATCCACAACCCCGCGTGCGTCGCGCGCTGCAACGTGCCGTCCTGCCGCAAGTGGTTCTGCAACTCGCGGGGGAACACGTCCGGCTCCCACATCGTTAACCACCTG GTTAGAGCAAAACATAAGGAAGTTTGCCTACACAAGGATAGTCCGTTGGGTGAAACAATTCTTGAGTGCTACAATTGTGGTTGTCGGAACGTATTCCTTCTTGGTTTTATCTCAGCAAAGGCAGAGAATGTCGTTGTTCTTCTGTGCAGAGAGCCCTGTTTGAGTGTTAATGCATTGAAGGATATGAATTGGGACCTCAGTCAGTGGTGTCCTCTTATTGATGACAGGTGTTTCTTATCATGGCTTGTCAAG GTTCCCTCAGAACAGGAGCAGCTGAGGGCTCGTCAAATTAGTGCGCAACAAATTAACAAAGTGGAAGAGCTCTGGAAAACAAACCCTGATGCCTCTCTTGAAGATCTTGAAAAACCAGGTGTCGATGATGAGCCCCAACAAGTGGCTCTGAAGTATGAAGATGCTTACCAG taTCAAAATGTGTTTGCTCCACTGATAAAGCTTGAGGCTGATTATGACAAG ATGATGAAAGAGTCACAGAGCAAGGACAGCTTGACCGTGCGGTGGGATATTGGACTGAACAAGAAGCGCATAGCCTATTTCGTGTTTCCAAAG gaagaCAATGAATTGAGACTTGTCCCAGGAGATGAGCTGCGGCTTCGATATTCTGGTGATTCTTCACACCCTGCATGGCAGTCTGTGGGTCATGTG ATTAAACTTACGGCACAAGAGGAGGTAGCACTTGAACTTCGTGCTAGTCAG GGAGTTCCTGTTGATTTGAACCATGGATTCAGTGTGGATTTTGTCTGGAAGAGTACTAGCTTTGATAGGATGCAGGGGGCAATGAAAACTTTTGCTGTGGATGAGACAAGTGTCAGTGG GTACATATACCATCACCTTTTGGGACATGAAGTTGAGCATCAAATAATACGTAATACACTACCGAGACGCTTTGGTGCACCAGGACTTCCAGAACTAAATGCTTCACAG GTCTTAGCAGTTAAAAGTGTTCTCCAGAAGCCAATTAGTTTGATTCAAGGTCCACCTGGCACAGGGAAAACTGTCACATCTGCTGCGATCGTGTATCACATGGCAAAACAAGGCCAAGGACAG GTCCTTGTATGTGCTCCAAGTAATGTAGCCGTTGATCAGTTGGCAGAGAAGATAAGCTCTACTGGTCTCAAG GTTGTCAGGCTATGTGCAAAATCTAGGGAAGCTGTTTCATCTCCTGTTGAGCATTTGACACTTCATTATCAG GTTCGGCACCTTGATACATCTGAAAAGAGTGAATTGCATAAGCTACAGCAACTCAAAGATGAACAAG GTGAATTGTCAAGCAGTGATGAGAAAAAGTACAAGGCATTAAAACGAGCTACTGAGAGAGAGATATTACAAAGTGCTGATGTGATTTGTTGCACTTGTGTTGGTGCTGGAGACCCTCGTTTAGCAAACTTCCGATTCCGTCAA gTTCTTATTGATGAATCTACACAGGCAACAGAGCCTGAATGTCTCATTCCATTGGTGCTTGGTGTAAAGCAG GTTGTTCTTGTTGGAGATCATTGTCAACTGGGCCCAGTCATCATGTGCAAAAAGGCAGCTCGTGCAGGATTAGCACAATCGCTCTTTGAACGGCTTGTTATCCTTGGAGTCAAGCCTTTCAGGCTACAG GTACAATATAGGATGCACCCTTGTCTTTCAGACTTCCCGTCCAACTGCTTCTATGAAGGCACACTGCAAAATGGAGTAACTGTAAACGAGAGACAGACACCTGGGATTGATTTTCCTTGGCCTGTTCCAAATCGGCCTATGTTCTTCTACGTGCAG ATGGGACAAGAAGAGATCAGTGCCAGTGGGACATCATACCTCAATAGAACTGAAGCTGCAAATGTTGAAAAGATTGTAACTACATTTTTAAGGAGTGGTGTTGTACCAAGCCAG ATTGGAGTTATCACACCTTATGAAGGACAAAGGGCATATATTGTGAATTATATGTCAAGGAATGGCTCTCTTCGCCAACAACTATACAAAGAAATTGAG GTAGCAAGTGTTGATTCCTTCCAGGGAAGAGAAAAAGATTACATAATCCTGTCTTGTGTTAGAAGCAATGAGCACCAG GGTATTGGGTTTCTTAATGATCCACGCAGGTTAAATGTCGCATTAACTCGTGCTCGGTACGGTATAGTTATTCTTGGGAACCCTAAAGTTCTAAGCAAGCAGCCACTCTGGAATAGTTTATTGACACATTATAAG GAGCATGAGTGTTTGGTAGAAGGACCTTTGAACAACTTAAAGCAGAGTATGGTGCAATTTCAAAAGCCAAAAAAG ATCTACAATGATCGACGACTCTTCCTGGGTGGCGGTCAAGGTGTTATGCAAGGAGCTAGTTTTGGTGCTGCAGGCACAAACCCAGTGGCAGATAAGAGAAGTG GGCATTCCTTTGTTCCATTTGGCCCACCAAATGGGGCTCATAAACCTGGTGTGCACCCATCTGGCTATCCTTTACCTCGTATGCCTTTCCCTCCATTTGCTGGGGCTCATTCTCAACCCTATGCTATTCCAACCCGGGGATCATTGCACGGACCGATTGGAGCTGTTCCACCTGTGCCTCAACCTGGAAACAGAAACTTTGGACCTCGTGGAAATACTGGTGGCCCTATTGGTGGGCACCTTGCTCACCAACAGAGTTCTCAGCAAGCTATGGGAGGCATGGGGTCAGCTTTTAACTTTCCTGGCCTGGAGAATCCGAGCAGTCAGCCTTCTGGTGGAGGTCCAATGTCCCAGACTGGATTGATGACACAG ATGCCTGTCCAAGGTCTCAGTCAAACATTCCGCGATGGGTTTTCCATTGGTGGGATGTCTCAG GACTTCTTTGGAGATGATTTCAAGAGCCAAGGATCTCATGTGGCATACAACATTGCTGATTTTTCCACTCAG GCTTCTCAAGGAGGCTATGGTGTTGACTACTCTCAAGGACCCCAATCTGGATATCCTGGGAATTATTTGAACCAAAATGCACACCCAGGGTATTCCCATATGGGTGCAGCAAATGACATTGTCTCTCAG GATCACATGGCCCATGGTTCACATGGAATGTTTACACAAGCGGGATACAATGACCCTTCACAAGATGAGTCATCACAGATGCATTTTGGAATGGCTGGTCCTGGTCTTCAGTCTCAG CCCATGATGAACCCGCTCTACTCTCAGTCATATGCTCATTACAACACCCAACCGCAGTCTCTCCAACCTCCTCCCCAGTGA